A single genomic interval of Pirellulales bacterium harbors:
- a CDS encoding DUF481 domain-containing protein has translation MSTAIRCILLSCLVLWCGAAGAQEIEGPQLLRLPPTAPAAIPTPQAAASTASGASAEAAPVSATEQAAAEDAAESGEENLVAEEVAAPEEERVYSWYDVRQWMPREGFEASAEMGLNGTAGNTETLSERIGSNIKWTRGQNTWDFNGIYNMSSENGQQTANNALGQARFEHAIGDSRWSLYSLSLIEYDEFRTFDVRLATNLGFGYLIIKNDRTKLNFRLGSGVSKELDGPDQDPVPEADIGVDFEHQLTRRQKINCITDYYPDWTNWATSYRIITTAGWEFLIDEEMHLSLKAAILNRYDSTGDGARPNDLNYSLLLMWKT, from the coding sequence ATGTCTACGGCAATTCGCTGTATCTTGCTGAGCTGTTTGGTTTTGTGGTGTGGCGCGGCAGGGGCCCAAGAGATCGAAGGCCCGCAGTTGCTCCGCTTGCCCCCCACGGCGCCGGCGGCCATTCCCACGCCCCAAGCTGCGGCTAGCACTGCCAGCGGCGCTAGCGCCGAGGCCGCCCCTGTGTCCGCCACGGAGCAGGCCGCGGCCGAGGATGCCGCCGAATCGGGCGAAGAGAACCTCGTGGCCGAGGAGGTCGCCGCGCCCGAGGAAGAGCGCGTTTACTCGTGGTACGACGTGCGCCAATGGATGCCGCGCGAGGGCTTCGAAGCGAGCGCCGAAATGGGGCTCAATGGCACGGCAGGCAATACCGAGACCCTTTCCGAACGCATCGGCAGCAATATCAAGTGGACGCGCGGCCAGAACACCTGGGATTTCAACGGCATTTACAACATGTCGTCGGAGAATGGGCAGCAGACGGCGAACAATGCCCTGGGGCAGGCCCGCTTCGAGCACGCCATCGGCGACTCGCGCTGGTCGCTCTACAGCTTGAGCCTGATCGAATACGACGAGTTCCGCACCTTCGATGTGCGGCTGGCCACGAATCTCGGTTTCGGTTACCTCATCATCAAGAACGACCGCACGAAGTTGAACTTCCGCCTGGGTTCGGGCGTGTCGAAGGAGCTGGACGGACCGGATCAAGATCCCGTGCCCGAGGCCGACATCGGCGTCGACTTCGAGCATCAACTCACCAGGCGGCAGAAGATCAACTGCATCACCGATTACTATCCCGACTGGACCAATTGGGCCACCAGCTATCGCATCATCACGACCGCCGGCTGGGAATTTTTGATCGACGAGGAGATGCACCTCAGTCTCAAGGCGGCGATTCTGAATCGCTACGACAGCACCGGCGACGGGGCAAGGCCGAACGACTTGAACTACTCGCTGCTGCTCATGTGGAAGACCTGA
- a CDS encoding RNA-binding protein, whose translation MGKRLYVGNLVYAVTSADLNSLFAQYGTVNSAQVIEDRETGRSKGFAFVEMGSDAEAQAAIDGLHGYDLKGRPLTVNEAKPREDRGGGGGGGGRGGYGGGGGGRGYGGGRR comes from the coding sequence ATGGGGAAAAGGTTGTACGTCGGAAACCTGGTGTACGCGGTGACCAGCGCTGACTTGAACTCGCTCTTCGCGCAGTACGGCACCGTCAACAGTGCCCAAGTGATCGAAGACCGCGAGACCGGTCGCAGCAAGGGGTTCGCGTTTGTGGAAATGGGATCGGACGCCGAGGCGCAAGCCGCGATCGATGGCTTGCACGGCTATGATCTCAAGGGCCGCCCGTTGACCGTCAATGAAGCTAAGCCCCGCGAAGATCGTGGCGGCGGCGGCGGTGGTGGCGGACGTGGTGGATACGGTGGCGGCGGCGGCGGTCGTGGTTACGGCGGTGGTCGTCGCTAG
- a CDS encoding glycoside hydrolase family 88 protein, translating to MLDAQRRHEYTRAFEFAERQVADTIERTPDYFPIYTTGGRWHHDGELWTDWTGGFFAGMMWKFYQRTGRGQWRTRAEHYSKLLKHRQHDRHVHDLGFIFLNTYLPWYQEFGEPHLNDVIVQAGRTLALRFMERGQYLRSFVAPESLFIDIMMNVPIIFYAARETGDKELERVALAHCRTTRDKIVRPDGSTAHEGIFNTETGEFLRQSTHQGLRDDSAWARGLAWSLYGYTTVYGYTGLDEFIEVAERNAGYWLKSLPVDRIPYWDFDADLSQPLPWGPQKDSSAAAIAASGLLDLAGRTKSAERAAQYRDTALAMLDELCTPHYLAANTPGWEGVLQHGVYHTKKNLGVDESVMWGDFFFVEALSKALGPNG from the coding sequence ATGCTCGACGCCCAGCGACGCCACGAATACACTCGCGCCTTCGAGTTCGCCGAACGGCAGGTGGCCGACACGATCGAGCGCACGCCCGACTATTTTCCGATCTACACGACCGGCGGACGCTGGCATCACGACGGCGAGCTGTGGACCGATTGGACGGGCGGCTTCTTCGCCGGCATGATGTGGAAGTTCTACCAGCGGACGGGGCGTGGCCAGTGGCGAACCCGGGCCGAGCACTATTCGAAGCTGCTCAAGCATCGCCAGCACGACCGCCACGTCCACGACCTGGGTTTCATTTTCCTGAACACGTACCTGCCCTGGTACCAGGAGTTCGGCGAGCCGCACTTGAACGACGTGATCGTGCAGGCCGGGCGCACGCTCGCCCTGCGCTTCATGGAACGTGGACAGTATCTGCGTTCGTTCGTCGCGCCCGAGTCGTTGTTCATCGACATCATGATGAACGTGCCGATCATCTTTTACGCGGCGCGGGAGACGGGGGACAAGGAACTTGAGCGTGTCGCCCTCGCGCACTGCCGCACGACGCGCGACAAGATCGTGCGGCCGGACGGCTCGACCGCGCACGAAGGAATCTTCAATACCGAGACGGGCGAGTTCCTGCGGCAGTCGACCCACCAGGGGTTGCGCGACGACAGTGCCTGGGCACGCGGGCTGGCCTGGTCGCTGTACGGTTACACCACGGTGTACGGCTACACGGGACTCGACGAGTTTATCGAGGTCGCCGAGCGGAACGCCGGCTACTGGCTCAAGAGCCTGCCCGTGGATCGCATTCCGTATTGGGACTTCGATGCCGACCTGTCGCAGCCGTTGCCCTGGGGACCGCAGAAGGACAGCTCGGCCGCGGCCATTGCCGCCAGCGGGTTGCTCGATCTGGCGGGACGCACGAAGTCGGCCGAGCGGGCCGCGCAATATCGCGACACGGCGCTCGCCATGCTCGACGAGCTTTGTACGCCGCACTACCTGGCGGCCAATACGCCCGGCTGGGAGGGCGTGCTCCAGCACGGCGTCTACCACACGAAGAAGAACCTGGGCGTGGACGAATCGGTGATGTGGGGCGATTTCTTCTTCGTCGAGGCGCTGTCGAAGGCGCTGGGACCGAACGGCTAA
- a CDS encoding L-lactate dehydrogenase produces MKIGIVGSGFVGATAAYALVMRGVGREIVLVDKALPRAEAEADDILHAVPFAHPLEVRAGDFPDLKGSQLVILAAGVGQQPGESRLALLARNAAVFSDIVPKILRYAPEAVLVVATNPVDVMTHVAATLAERLGLPRSRVLGSGTTLDTARFRAMLGQHLGIDAHHVHAYVLGEHGDTEVLTWSLVNVGGLPLDHFAATTGICLSEEVRQRIDHEVRDAAQMIIAGKGATYYGVASALARIASAVLGDQRAMLTVSSQTDAIAGVEQVTLSLPRLVGGAGVLTEFPPPLNADEERALQHSARTIRDATDSLSGAF; encoded by the coding sequence ATGAAGATCGGCATCGTCGGCAGCGGATTCGTCGGAGCGACGGCGGCCTATGCCCTGGTCATGCGCGGCGTCGGCCGCGAGATCGTGCTCGTCGACAAGGCCCTGCCGCGGGCAGAAGCCGAAGCGGACGACATCCTGCACGCGGTCCCCTTCGCCCATCCACTCGAGGTACGGGCCGGCGACTTTCCCGACCTGAAAGGGTCCCAACTGGTCATCCTGGCGGCGGGGGTCGGCCAACAGCCGGGCGAATCGCGACTGGCGCTCCTCGCGCGTAACGCGGCGGTCTTCAGCGATATCGTGCCTAAGATCTTGCGCTACGCCCCCGAGGCCGTGCTGGTCGTCGCGACGAATCCAGTCGACGTGATGACGCACGTCGCCGCCACGCTGGCTGAACGCCTCGGCTTGCCCCGCTCGCGCGTGCTCGGCTCGGGCACCACCCTCGATACCGCCCGTTTTCGGGCCATGTTGGGACAGCACCTGGGGATCGACGCACACCACGTGCATGCTTATGTCCTGGGCGAGCACGGCGATACCGAAGTGCTCACCTGGTCGCTGGTGAACGTGGGGGGCTTGCCGCTCGATCATTTCGCGGCGACGACGGGCATCTGCCTGTCCGAAGAGGTGCGACAACGCATCGATCACGAGGTGCGCGACGCGGCGCAAATGATTATCGCCGGCAAGGGAGCCACCTACTATGGCGTCGCCAGCGCGCTGGCCCGCATCGCCAGCGCCGTGCTCGGCGATCAGCGCGCCATGCTCACCGTCTCGAGCCAGACCGATGCCATCGCCGGTGTCGAGCAAGTCACCCTCTCGCTACCACGACTCGTGGGGGGGGCGGGCGTGCTGACCGAATTTCCGCCGCCGCTCAACGCCGACGAAGAACGAGCGCTGCAACACAGCGCGAGAACCATTCGCGACGCTACCGATTCGCTGTCGGGTGCGTTCTGA
- a CDS encoding beta-propeller fold lactonase family protein — MKTLAARFAIVCISVGLFPSSTAYATPLWRQVGVVRDGVNGVTGLQGVYDLVTSSDGLYAYSAAYTSSAISVFARDPATGMLTQQQVLQDDVGGVAGIGATRALRISPDGKFLYAAGQNDNSIAIFDRNSLNGQLTYLSSYSNGGVLNGLTAVNAMNISNDGKFLYASSEQNHSLSTFARDQSTGALTFVETLKDGIGPTTTLNTIRSFTITDDDRFLYVPARDDNDLTQFSRDPITGKLSVVQALIDSPDFFGPTHIAFSPTGQHAYVTEQFGDAISLFDVDSLSGNLTFKSRYVDTFGGFDYLDLPEDVTVTADGKFVLVSVVRDDALNIYLRDPITGELTEHQQFVNTVAGIEGLNGAREIYLSPDQKFLYVMGAEENAIAIFTVPEPSTFGIAALGLAVAGGIACKRRKQQHRLVSAPHG; from the coding sequence ATGAAAACGCTTGCCGCTCGGTTCGCCATCGTCTGTATTTCCGTGGGATTGTTTCCCTCCTCGACCGCCTATGCGACGCCACTCTGGCGCCAAGTCGGCGTGGTGCGCGACGGCGTTAATGGCGTGACAGGTTTGCAAGGCGTTTATGACTTGGTTACCAGTTCCGATGGGCTCTATGCCTACTCGGCGGCCTACACGTCTAGTGCGATCTCGGTATTTGCTCGAGACCCTGCAACAGGCATGCTCACGCAGCAGCAGGTCTTGCAGGATGATGTCGGCGGCGTAGCGGGCATCGGTGCCACGCGTGCCTTGCGTATTAGCCCCGATGGCAAATTCCTCTACGCCGCAGGTCAGAACGACAACTCGATCGCTATTTTCGATCGCAATTCTTTGAATGGTCAGTTGACGTATCTTTCTTCCTACTCGAATGGCGGAGTATTGAACGGCCTGACGGCCGTTAATGCGATGAACATTTCGAACGACGGCAAGTTCCTATATGCTTCCAGCGAGCAAAACCATTCGCTGAGTACTTTCGCACGCGATCAATCCACCGGAGCACTGACGTTCGTTGAAACGCTCAAAGACGGCATCGGCCCGACCACCACGCTCAACACGATTCGCAGTTTCACGATCACCGACGATGACCGATTTCTCTACGTTCCGGCACGCGATGACAATGATCTGACGCAATTCTCCCGTGATCCGATCACAGGAAAACTAAGCGTGGTCCAAGCGCTGATCGACAGCCCCGATTTCTTCGGTCCGACGCACATTGCCTTCAGTCCCACCGGCCAGCACGCCTATGTCACCGAACAGTTTGGCGATGCCATCTCGCTGTTCGACGTTGATAGCCTGTCGGGAAACCTGACGTTTAAGTCGAGGTATGTCGACACCTTCGGTGGATTCGATTACCTGGATCTACCCGAAGACGTTACTGTCACGGCAGATGGCAAGTTCGTCCTCGTCTCCGTTGTCCGTGACGATGCTCTGAATATCTATTTGCGCGATCCCATAACAGGCGAGTTGACCGAACATCAACAGTTCGTCAACACCGTGGCCGGAATCGAAGGATTGAACGGCGCGAGAGAGATTTACCTCTCTCCCGACCAGAAATTCCTGTACGTGATGGGAGCGGAGGAAAACGCCATCGCGATCTTCACCGTTCCCGAGCCTTCGACATTCGGCATCGCTGCTCTCGGTCTGGCCGTCGCAGGTGGCATCGCCTGTAAACGTCGCAAGCAGCAGCACCGGCTGGTATCTGCGCCGCACGGTTAG
- a CDS encoding ATP-dependent 6-phosphofructokinase: MLAQANLVVTNLGERRHRSPLCLSTTPGDGIGDFVLDEARVRYVIELPDGRSPDATQDLLFEKAGPREQIFFDPPQTNVAIVTCGGLCPGLNNVIRSLFLELHHNYGVANVWGIRYGYRGLNPREGDPPILLTPQFVENIHRQGGTVLGSSRGPQDPAVTVDFLVEHQISALFCLGGDGTQRGAEAIHQEVARRKLPIAVIGIPKTIDNDIPYVTQTFGFSTALEKAKEVIDGAHAESKGAPRGIGLVKVMGRDAGFIAAGATIASQEVNFALIPEAKFSLDGEGGLLAALAKRLDERDHAVIVVAEGAGQDLLEEETTRDASGNRKQADIGPPLAARIVRYFESIDKPVNLKYIDPSYTIRSVPANVEDSLLCNALARNAAHAAMAGKTGVMIGYWHDAYIHVPIPTAVATKKRVAPESELWMAVEACTGQPRWR; this comes from the coding sequence ATGCTCGCGCAAGCAAATCTGGTCGTGACCAACCTGGGTGAGCGCCGCCACCGTTCACCTCTCTGCCTGTCGACAACGCCAGGTGACGGCATTGGCGATTTCGTGCTGGACGAAGCACGCGTGCGTTACGTCATCGAGTTGCCAGACGGCCGTTCCCCCGACGCCACGCAGGACCTGCTGTTCGAAAAAGCCGGCCCGCGCGAGCAGATCTTTTTCGATCCGCCGCAGACGAACGTCGCCATCGTGACCTGTGGAGGACTCTGCCCGGGTCTGAACAATGTCATCCGTTCGTTGTTTCTCGAATTGCACCACAACTACGGCGTGGCCAACGTGTGGGGCATTCGCTACGGCTATCGTGGTCTGAACCCGCGCGAGGGGGACCCGCCGATCTTGCTCACGCCGCAGTTCGTCGAGAACATCCACCGGCAGGGTGGCACGGTGCTCGGCTCGTCGCGCGGGCCGCAGGATCCCGCGGTCACGGTCGATTTTCTCGTCGAGCATCAGATCAGCGCACTCTTTTGCCTGGGGGGCGATGGCACGCAACGGGGCGCCGAGGCCATCCATCAGGAGGTGGCACGACGCAAGTTGCCGATCGCGGTGATTGGCATTCCCAAGACCATCGACAACGACATCCCCTACGTCACGCAGACGTTCGGCTTTTCGACCGCGCTGGAAAAGGCCAAAGAAGTGATCGACGGCGCGCACGCCGAGTCGAAAGGGGCCCCGCGCGGCATCGGCCTGGTCAAAGTCATGGGGCGCGATGCCGGATTCATCGCCGCCGGAGCCACGATCGCCAGCCAGGAGGTCAACTTCGCGCTGATCCCCGAGGCGAAGTTCTCGCTCGACGGGGAAGGGGGCCTGCTTGCCGCGCTGGCCAAGCGACTCGACGAACGCGACCACGCCGTCATCGTCGTCGCCGAGGGAGCAGGACAAGACCTGCTCGAGGAAGAAACGACCCGCGACGCGTCAGGCAATCGCAAACAGGCCGATATCGGACCACCCCTGGCAGCGCGCATCGTGCGCTACTTCGAGTCGATCGACAAGCCGGTGAACCTCAAGTACATCGATCCCAGCTATACCATTCGCAGCGTGCCGGCCAATGTTGAAGACAGCCTGCTCTGCAACGCCCTGGCGCGGAATGCCGCGCATGCGGCCATGGCCGGCAAGACGGGCGTCATGATCGGCTATTGGCACGATGCCTACATTCACGTGCCCATTCCAACCGCCGTCGCCACCAAAAAGCGTGTGGCGCCCGAGAGCGAGCTCTGGATGGCGGTCGAGGCATGTACCGGCCAGCCGCGCTGGCGCTGA
- a CDS encoding class I fructose-bisphosphate aldolase produces MIEKVIELLGEDGKALLAHKSTTIPRESLHLPCPDSVDRYFVPSDRNLRVLANLERLNQAGRLANTGYISILPVDQGIEHSAGASFAPNPAYFDPENIVRLAIEGGCSGVASTFGVLGLVARKYAHKIPFIVKVNHNELLSLPARHDQIMYGLVEEAYHMGAAAIGATIYFGSPESARQIIEVSQAFYKAHELGMATILWCYLRNPAFTTPDKDYHVAADLTGQANHLGVTIQADIIKQKLPENNGGYKAIKFGKTSPLVYEKLTSDNPIDLCRYQVANCYMGRVGLINSGGASAGDSDLAEAVRTAVINKRAGGMGLISGRKAFQRPMAEGAKLLHAIQDVYLDPQITVA; encoded by the coding sequence ATGATCGAAAAAGTAATTGAACTGCTGGGTGAAGACGGCAAGGCCCTGCTGGCCCACAAGTCGACCACGATTCCGCGCGAATCGCTGCACCTGCCCTGTCCTGATTCGGTCGATCGTTACTTCGTGCCGAGCGATCGCAATCTCCGCGTTCTGGCCAATCTCGAGCGTCTCAATCAGGCGGGCCGTCTGGCCAACACCGGCTACATCTCGATCCTGCCGGTCGATCAAGGCATCGAGCACTCGGCCGGCGCCTCGTTCGCGCCGAACCCCGCCTACTTCGATCCCGAGAACATCGTGCGACTGGCGATCGAAGGGGGCTGCAGCGGCGTCGCGTCGACGTTCGGCGTGCTGGGCCTCGTGGCCCGCAAATATGCCCACAAGATTCCCTTCATCGTCAAGGTGAATCACAACGAACTGCTGAGCCTGCCGGCGCGTCACGATCAGATCATGTATGGTCTGGTCGAAGAGGCCTACCACATGGGGGCGGCGGCCATTGGCGCCACGATCTACTTCGGCTCGCCGGAATCGGCGCGGCAGATCATCGAGGTCTCGCAGGCCTTCTACAAGGCGCACGAGTTGGGCATGGCCACGATTCTGTGGTGCTACTTGCGGAACCCGGCCTTCACCACGCCCGACAAGGACTACCACGTGGCCGCCGACCTGACCGGTCAGGCGAACCACCTGGGGGTCACGATTCAAGCGGATATCATCAAGCAGAAGCTGCCCGAGAACAACGGCGGTTACAAGGCGATCAAGTTCGGCAAGACGTCGCCCCTGGTGTATGAGAAGCTGACCTCGGACAACCCGATCGACCTGTGCCGTTACCAGGTGGCGAATTGCTACATGGGACGCGTCGGTTTGATCAACTCGGGTGGCGCCTCGGCGGGCGATTCCGACCTGGCCGAAGCGGTCCGCACGGCCGTCATCAACAAGCGTGCCGGCGGCATGGGGCTCATCAGCGGTCGCAAGGCGTTCCAACGTCCGATGGCCGAGGGCGCCAAGTTGCTCCACGCGATCCAAGACGTCTATCTCGATCCGCAGATCACCGTGGCTTAA
- the nrdR gene encoding transcriptional regulator NrdR, translating into MKCPFCRVDNDRVVDSRTNEDGTTIRRRRECLACRRRYTTYERVEEAVIKVIKKDGGRVPFERERIRQGLEKACWKRPVSLAQIEQVVSEIERDVYETCESEIESRQLGEMVMRHLRQLDQVAFVRFASVYREFKDVRDFVDELEPMLAERERQPRPDVE; encoded by the coding sequence ATGAAGTGTCCTTTCTGCCGCGTCGATAACGATCGCGTCGTCGATTCTCGCACGAACGAGGATGGCACGACGATTCGCCGCCGCCGCGAGTGTCTCGCCTGCCGTCGCCGCTACACTACCTACGAACGTGTGGAAGAGGCGGTCATCAAGGTCATCAAAAAGGATGGCGGCCGAGTCCCCTTCGAACGGGAAAGAATTCGCCAGGGGCTCGAGAAGGCCTGCTGGAAAAGGCCCGTCAGCCTGGCGCAGATCGAGCAGGTGGTGAGCGAGATCGAGCGCGACGTCTACGAGACGTGCGAGTCGGAGATCGAAAGCCGGCAACTGGGCGAGATGGTGATGCGCCACCTGCGGCAGCTCGACCAGGTGGCCTTCGTGCGCTTCGCCAGCGTCTATCGCGAATTCAAGGACGTCCGCGACTTCGTCGACGAGCTCGAGCCGATGCTGGCCGAACGCGAACGCCAGCCACGCCCCGACGTCGAATAA
- the topA gene encoding type I DNA topoisomerase, with the protein MAKKASKREGKALVIVESPAKARTISKFLGNDYVIEASIGHVRDLPEGAKEVPAEFKQEDWAYLGVNVKDRFEPIYIVSRGKSEQVRKLKGLLKEANELYLATDEDREGEAISWHLRELLKPKVPVHRLVFHEITKDAILEALEHPRDIDNDLVRAQETRRIVDRLYGYEVSPLLWRKVRPKLSAGRVQSVAMRLIVDRERDRMAFVSATYWDLLAIFAKQAGEQFQATLVSVDGRKLPAGKDFDPATGKIRDTALMVLDEAQVKDLAERLQTAEFRVASIEDKPYTSKPYAPFTTSTLQQEANRKFRFTARRTMQIAQSLYETGHITYMRTDSTNLSTEAVKAARDLVTSQYGREYLPDQPRTYQTKVKNAQEAHEAIRPAGHTFERPEDLRSQLSDEEFKLYDMIWKRTVASQMADARGHRISVSIEGGGAAFQVGGKTIDFAGYLRAYVEGSDDPAADLADQETVLPQLAVGETLDCRQLDSKSHTTQPPARYTEATLTRALEELGIGRPSTYAAIIETILNREYALKRGNALVPTWVAFAVSKLLEDHLPQLVDYSFTAKMEDDLDAISRGEAGHVDYLQSFYYGNGRSGLKPLLAEKVDQIDARDVSRVQLGLAPTPGGFDEPVFVRVGRYGPFLEHGERRASIPDEVAPDEMSLSKALEMLEQAGQGEEPIGHCPDTGKPVYLKTGRFGPYVQRGTPEDEEKPQNASLLKGMTPSDVTLEVALKLLSLPRNLGNHPDNNEAIVAYNGRFGPYIKCGDETRSLPAGMSPLDVTREDALALLAQPKQQRRGFGAARTPLKEFEPSPVTTKPVQLFEGRYGLYVTDGETNASLPKGLTAEELTKERALELLAERAAAGPSKKKGGRGAKKAPAAKKAASPKKAAKGTKKAASS; encoded by the coding sequence ATGGCGAAAAAAGCAAGCAAGCGCGAAGGCAAGGCACTCGTGATCGTCGAGTCCCCCGCCAAGGCACGCACGATCAGCAAATTCCTCGGCAACGACTACGTGATCGAGGCCAGTATCGGCCACGTTCGCGATCTGCCCGAGGGGGCCAAGGAAGTGCCCGCCGAGTTCAAGCAGGAGGATTGGGCCTATCTGGGCGTGAACGTCAAGGATCGGTTCGAGCCCATCTACATCGTCTCGCGGGGCAAGAGCGAGCAGGTCCGCAAGCTGAAGGGGCTGCTGAAAGAGGCGAACGAGCTCTACCTGGCGACGGACGAAGACCGCGAAGGAGAAGCCATCAGTTGGCACCTGCGCGAATTGCTCAAGCCGAAGGTTCCCGTCCACCGCCTCGTCTTTCACGAAATCACCAAAGACGCCATTCTCGAGGCGCTCGAGCATCCGCGCGACATCGATAACGATCTCGTCCGCGCCCAAGAGACGCGGCGCATCGTCGATCGTCTCTATGGCTACGAGGTGTCGCCGCTGCTGTGGCGCAAGGTGCGTCCGAAGCTCTCGGCCGGTCGCGTGCAAAGCGTCGCCATGCGGTTGATCGTCGACCGCGAGCGCGATCGCATGGCCTTCGTCTCCGCCACCTATTGGGACCTGCTGGCCATCTTCGCCAAGCAGGCCGGCGAACAATTTCAGGCGACGCTCGTGTCGGTCGATGGCCGCAAGTTGCCCGCTGGCAAGGACTTCGACCCCGCTACCGGCAAGATTCGCGACACGGCTTTGATGGTGCTCGATGAAGCGCAGGTCAAGGACCTGGCCGAACGCCTTCAGACGGCCGAGTTCCGCGTCGCCTCGATCGAAGACAAGCCCTACACGTCGAAGCCGTACGCCCCCTTCACGACGAGCACGCTGCAGCAGGAAGCGAACCGCAAGTTCCGCTTCACCGCACGGCGCACGATGCAGATCGCGCAGAGCCTGTACGAGACGGGGCACATCACCTACATGCGTACCGACTCGACAAACCTTTCGACCGAGGCGGTCAAGGCGGCGCGCGATCTCGTTACCTCCCAGTACGGTCGCGAGTACCTTCCCGATCAACCCCGTACCTACCAGACCAAAGTCAAGAATGCGCAAGAGGCGCACGAAGCCATTCGCCCGGCAGGGCACACCTTCGAGCGGCCTGAAGACCTGCGCAGCCAATTGAGCGACGAAGAGTTCAAGCTCTACGACATGATCTGGAAACGTACCGTTGCCAGCCAGATGGCCGATGCGCGCGGTCACCGTATCTCGGTCAGCATCGAAGGAGGGGGCGCTGCCTTCCAAGTCGGCGGAAAGACCATCGATTTCGCCGGATACCTGCGGGCCTATGTCGAAGGCTCGGACGATCCCGCGGCCGATCTGGCCGATCAGGAAACCGTGCTGCCGCAGTTGGCCGTGGGCGAGACGCTCGATTGCCGCCAGCTCGACTCCAAGAGCCACACCACGCAGCCCCCGGCCCGCTATACGGAAGCCACGCTCACGCGGGCCCTCGAAGAACTCGGTATCGGCCGTCCCAGCACCTATGCGGCGATTATCGAGACGATTCTCAATCGCGAATACGCGCTCAAGCGCGGCAACGCCTTGGTGCCCACCTGGGTCGCCTTCGCTGTCTCGAAGTTGCTCGAAGACCACCTGCCACAGCTCGTCGACTACAGCTTTACCGCCAAGATGGAAGACGATCTCGACGCCATCAGCCGCGGCGAAGCGGGACACGTCGATTACCTGCAATCGTTCTACTACGGCAACGGTCGATCGGGCCTGAAGCCGCTGTTGGCCGAAAAGGTCGATCAGATCGATGCCCGCGATGTTAGCCGCGTGCAGTTGGGACTCGCTCCCACGCCGGGGGGCTTCGACGAGCCGGTCTTTGTCCGCGTGGGACGCTATGGACCGTTCCTCGAGCATGGAGAGCGCCGCGCGAGCATTCCGGACGAAGTCGCCCCCGACGAGATGTCCCTCTCGAAGGCGCTCGAGATGCTCGAGCAGGCCGGCCAGGGCGAGGAGCCGATCGGCCACTGCCCCGACACCGGCAAACCGGTCTACCTGAAGACGGGCCGCTTTGGACCGTACGTCCAGCGGGGCACGCCCGAGGACGAAGAGAAGCCGCAGAACGCCTCGCTCTTGAAGGGCATGACCCCGAGCGACGTGACGCTGGAAGTGGCGCTCAAGCTCCTCTCGCTGCCGCGCAATCTCGGCAACCATCCCGACAACAACGAGGCGATCGTGGCCTACAACGGCCGCTTCGGACCGTACATCAAGTGTGGCGACGAGACGCGCTCGCTGCCGGCGGGCATGTCGCCCCTCGACGTCACGCGTGAGGACGCCTTGGCGCTACTCGCGCAACCCAAGCAGCAGCGGCGAGGCTTCGGCGCGGCGCGCACGCCCCTCAAAGAATTCGAGCCTTCGCCCGTCACGACGAAGCCGGTGCAACTGTTCGAAGGCCGCTATGGCCTCTATGTCACCGACGGCGAGACCAATGCCTCGTTGCCCAAGGGGCTCACGGCCGAAGAGCTGACCAAGGAACGGGCCTTGGAACTACTGGCCGAACGCGCCGCCGCCGGCCCCAGCAAGAAGAAGGGGGGCCGCGGAGCGAAAAAGGCCCCCGCCGCCAAGAAGGCGGCATCGCCCAAGAAAGCCGCCAAGGGCACCAAGAAGGCGGCCTCTAGCTAG